One Allostreptomyces psammosilenae DNA segment encodes these proteins:
- a CDS encoding LacI family DNA-binding transcriptional regulator translates to MATTIMEVARHAGVSASTVSYVLSGKRPISQPTRERVLASIAELDYHPHAGARALAGNRTQVIGLVMPVGSSGLHRPLLAEFMMAISVTARGYGHNVLLLTDQEGQRSVVDATRGGQVDGLVMMDVTLHDPRVETVRRLGIPTVLIGLPAEPGGLECVDLDFAAAGRLCVDHLADLGHREVVFVGQPEEVYRRQTGFAERTLTGVLDQARERGVRVTHRPCEGGWSATAGLLARVLAERPSVTALVVHNESAASHLAGVLRNCGRAVPEDVSVVAIGADAAAESGEPPLTSIAVPAQRLGTHAVQALMAHLEGPRRPAAPPGARPAPGPSPGAGAGPDGPGGPLLLRPELTVRASTGPARSAPPPRAPRHG, encoded by the coding sequence ATGGCCACCACCATCATGGAAGTGGCGCGCCATGCCGGCGTGTCGGCCAGCACCGTCTCCTACGTGCTCAGCGGCAAGCGCCCCATCTCGCAGCCCACCCGGGAGCGCGTGCTGGCGAGCATCGCCGAACTCGACTACCACCCGCACGCCGGGGCGCGCGCCCTGGCCGGCAACCGCACGCAGGTCATCGGCCTGGTGATGCCGGTGGGATCGAGCGGCCTGCACCGGCCGCTGCTCGCCGAGTTCATGATGGCGATCAGCGTCACCGCCCGCGGCTACGGCCACAACGTGCTGCTGCTCACCGACCAGGAGGGCCAGCGCTCCGTGGTGGACGCCACCCGCGGCGGGCAGGTCGACGGCCTGGTGATGATGGACGTCACCCTGCACGACCCGCGGGTGGAGACGGTGCGCCGCCTGGGCATCCCGACCGTGCTGATCGGCCTGCCGGCCGAACCGGGCGGCCTGGAGTGCGTGGACCTGGACTTCGCGGCGGCCGGCCGGCTCTGCGTGGACCACCTCGCCGACCTCGGCCACCGCGAGGTGGTCTTCGTCGGCCAGCCCGAGGAGGTCTACCGGCGCCAGACCGGGTTCGCCGAACGCACCCTCACAGGCGTCCTCGACCAGGCCCGGGAGCGCGGGGTGCGGGTCACCCACCGTCCCTGCGAGGGCGGCTGGTCGGCCACCGCCGGGCTGCTGGCGCGGGTCCTGGCGGAACGTCCGTCGGTGACCGCCCTGGTGGTCCACAACGAGTCGGCCGCCAGCCACCTCGCCGGCGTGCTGCGCAACTGCGGGCGGGCCGTGCCGGAGGACGTCTCCGTGGTGGCGATCGGCGCCGACGCCGCCGCGGAGAGCGGCGAGCCGCCGCTGACCTCGATCGCCGTGCCCGCGCAGCGGCTGGGCACCCACGCGGTGCAGGCGCTGATGGCCCACCTGGAGGGCCCGCGGCGGCCGGCCGCGCCGCCGGGCGCCCGCCCCGCGCCGGGGCCGTCCCCGGGCGCGGGCGCCGGGCCGGACGGGCCGGGCGGGCCGCTGCTGCTCCGGCCGGAGCTGACCGTCCGGGCCAGCACCGGCCCGGCCAGGTCCGCCCCACCGCCCCGGGCGCCGCGGCACGGCTGA
- a CDS encoding sugar ABC transporter substrate-binding protein, protein MRPSLPPPRRARPLRAVGSCAAALMLTTVGGCGFITAETGPNTLTVADYYVDEPGNTALNSLLDTCGARAGVEIQRETMPRAQIVPKLLRDAAARSLPDLVVTDNPDLASLASTGALLPLDDRIDTSAFYESVLAAGSYQDTLYGIAPGINGLALFYDRELFAEAGLEPPTTWDELRETARRLTDGTRYGLALSAVSTEEGTWQFEPFLWGNGGELTDLDAPESVEALTYWNSLFQDGSVSTSALNWSQSDVTEQFIGGHAAMMVNGSWNLSHLATVDGPDYGIVPLPVPEAGGRPASPMGGEVWAVPDHGGGPKQEAALAVLECVLDDDNMYEWAAQRTDVATKPAVAERLVRQIPELAPFVASAPSARARTDVLGTRYPAVSAALNAAMQHVVTGGRTPEEALAAAQREAETADE, encoded by the coding sequence ATGCGTCCATCCCTTCCCCCGCCCCGCCGGGCCCGGCCGCTGCGCGCCGTCGGCTCCTGCGCCGCCGCCCTGATGCTCACCACCGTCGGCGGCTGCGGCTTCATCACCGCCGAGACCGGTCCGAACACCCTCACCGTCGCCGACTACTACGTCGACGAGCCCGGCAACACCGCGCTGAACTCCCTGCTGGACACCTGCGGGGCGCGGGCCGGCGTCGAGATCCAGCGGGAGACCATGCCCCGCGCCCAGATCGTCCCCAAGCTGCTGCGGGACGCCGCCGCCCGCTCCCTCCCCGACCTCGTGGTCACCGACAACCCCGACCTGGCCTCGCTCGCCTCCACCGGCGCCCTGCTGCCGCTGGACGACCGGATCGACACCAGCGCCTTCTACGAGAGCGTGCTGGCCGCCGGCTCCTACCAGGACACCCTCTACGGCATCGCCCCCGGCATCAACGGCCTCGCCCTCTTCTACGACCGGGAGCTGTTCGCCGAGGCCGGCCTGGAACCCCCCACCACCTGGGACGAGCTGCGCGAGACCGCCCGCCGGCTCACCGACGGCACCCGCTACGGCCTCGCCCTGTCCGCCGTCTCCACCGAGGAGGGGACCTGGCAGTTCGAGCCCTTCCTGTGGGGCAACGGCGGCGAACTCACCGACCTGGACGCCCCCGAGTCCGTCGAGGCGCTCACCTACTGGAACTCGCTCTTCCAGGACGGCTCGGTCTCCACCTCCGCCCTGAACTGGTCGCAGTCCGACGTCACCGAGCAGTTCATCGGCGGCCACGCCGCGATGATGGTCAACGGCTCCTGGAACCTCTCCCACCTCGCCACCGTGGACGGCCCCGACTACGGCATCGTGCCGCTGCCCGTGCCGGAGGCCGGCGGCCGGCCCGCCAGCCCGATGGGCGGCGAGGTCTGGGCGGTGCCGGACCACGGCGGCGGCCCCAAGCAGGAGGCCGCGCTGGCGGTCCTGGAGTGCGTCCTCGACGACGACAACATGTACGAGTGGGCGGCGCAGCGCACCGACGTCGCCACCAAGCCCGCGGTCGCCGAGCGGCTGGTGCGGCAGATCCCGGAGCTGGCGCCGTTCGTGGCCAGCGCGCCGAGCGCCCGGGCCCGCACCGACGTGCTGGGCACCCGCTACCCCGCCGTCTCGGCGGCGCTCAACGCCGCCATGCAGCACGTGGTGACCGGCGGACGCACCCCCGAGGAGGCGCTGGCCGCCGCCCAGCGCGAAGCCGAAACGGCGGACGAATGA
- a CDS encoding carbohydrate ABC transporter permease, whose product MATTTPTTTGGADRARPATAGRPRGARPRARSRRRWGTTALAVAIVAVLLFPLYWMVNASLQPSAALLSIPPRWFPEDPTLDGYRAAVDTQGRHLLISLFVACGNVVLTLAVAAPLAWALARFRLRVGPVLLFALLIVQMVPGIVMANSLFALFNTVGLLNNTIGLMLAHSTLSVPFAAILLRAFMQDLPREITEAAAIDGAGQWRTFRSVVLPMSRNAVITAGLFAFLFSWADFLFAITMTTRDAITPVTVGIYRFIGANTTDWNAVMASAVLASIPAAVLLVLAQRYIAAGITGGAVKD is encoded by the coding sequence ATGGCCACCACCACCCCCACCACCACCGGCGGCGCCGACCGCGCCCGCCCCGCCACCGCCGGACGCCCCCGCGGCGCCCGGCCCCGCGCCCGCTCCCGCCGCCGCTGGGGCACCACCGCGCTGGCCGTCGCCATCGTCGCCGTCCTGCTCTTCCCGCTGTACTGGATGGTCAACGCCTCCCTCCAGCCCAGCGCCGCCCTGCTGTCCATACCCCCGCGCTGGTTCCCCGAGGACCCGACGCTCGACGGCTACCGCGCGGCCGTCGACACCCAGGGCCGCCACCTGCTGATCAGCCTCTTCGTGGCCTGCGGCAACGTGGTCCTCACGCTCGCCGTGGCCGCCCCGCTCGCCTGGGCGCTGGCCCGGTTCCGGCTGCGCGTCGGCCCGGTGCTGCTCTTCGCCCTGCTGATCGTGCAGATGGTGCCCGGCATCGTGATGGCCAACTCGCTGTTCGCCCTGTTCAACACGGTCGGACTGCTCAACAACACCATCGGCCTGATGCTGGCCCACTCCACCCTGTCGGTGCCGTTCGCCGCCATCCTGCTGCGCGCCTTCATGCAGGACCTGCCCCGGGAGATCACCGAGGCCGCCGCCATCGACGGCGCCGGGCAGTGGCGCACCTTCCGCTCCGTGGTGCTGCCGATGAGCCGCAACGCGGTCATCACCGCCGGACTGTTCGCCTTCCTCTTCTCCTGGGCGGACTTCCTCTTCGCCATCACCATGACCACCCGCGACGCCATCACCCCGGTGACCGTCGGGATCTACCGCTTCATCGGGGCCAACACCACGGACTGGAACGCCGTCATGGCCTCCGCCGTGCTGGCCTCGATCCCCGCCGCGGTGCTGCTCGTCCTCGCCCAGCGCTACATCGCCGCCGGCATCACCGGCGGCGCGGTCAAGGACTGA
- a CDS encoding glycoside hydrolase family 31 protein — translation MNTFRESDGGLEWSAHHETLRIEPWGPDAVRVRAAMGPLRDDIPGALLDRPADKAVIEIPDGSESPTAAAGLGAPDAVAGAPARLVNGALTVEVSPNGLLRFLRTADGGELLAERPAHFWWPGPRVHTATGNGYHRLEQHFAAYDDERLYGLGQHQHGLLDQKGTVTDLVQRNSEVSIPFTLSSRGYGLLWNSPAVGRVELAVTGTRWVADSARQIDYWITAGDTPADILRRYADATGHAPAFPDWATGYWQCKLRYRTQEELLEVAREHKRRGLPMSVIVTDFFHWTHLGDWKFDLTEWPDPAAMVRELDELGIKLMVSVWPSVNPLSENYDTMLREGMFIGNEAGGPAHAPWMDKGSRVQALVSFYDPTNPATRDFVWEKVRENYQSIGINLWWLDACEPELRPNHPANLRYHAGPGQEVTNLYPRENARIFHEGMAASGNTDGLSFSRSAWAGSQRYGTAVWSGDIGTDFPTLRSQIAAGLNMGLSGIPWWTTDIGGFHGGDPDDPAYREVLVRWFQFGAFCPIFRLHGFRIPWMPLGGEMTGGPNEVWSFGEEAYQILERYLHLRERIRPYVAEQMRIASEEGLPAMRPLFLEFPDDERSWTVADAFLLGPDLLVAPVTEAGATSREVYLPAGARWRCAWTGQEYAGGATHTLDAPLDRIPLLLRDDAELPIAD, via the coding sequence GTGAACACCTTCCGGGAATCCGACGGCGGCCTCGAATGGAGCGCCCACCACGAGACGCTGCGCATCGAGCCGTGGGGCCCCGACGCCGTCCGGGTCCGCGCCGCCATGGGCCCGCTGCGCGACGACATCCCCGGCGCCCTGCTGGACCGCCCCGCGGACAAGGCCGTCATCGAGATCCCCGACGGCTCCGAGAGCCCCACCGCCGCCGCCGGCCTCGGCGCGCCCGACGCCGTGGCCGGCGCCCCCGCCCGGCTGGTCAACGGCGCCCTCACCGTCGAGGTCAGCCCCAACGGCCTGCTGCGGTTCCTGCGCACCGCCGACGGCGGCGAACTGCTCGCCGAACGCCCCGCGCACTTCTGGTGGCCCGGCCCGCGCGTGCACACCGCCACCGGCAACGGCTACCACCGCCTCGAACAGCACTTCGCCGCCTACGACGACGAACGCCTCTACGGCCTCGGCCAGCACCAGCACGGCCTGCTCGACCAGAAGGGCACCGTCACCGACCTGGTGCAGCGCAACAGCGAGGTCTCCATCCCCTTCACGCTCTCCAGCCGCGGCTACGGACTGCTGTGGAACAGCCCCGCCGTCGGCCGCGTCGAACTCGCCGTCACCGGCACCCGCTGGGTCGCCGACAGCGCCCGCCAGATCGACTACTGGATCACCGCCGGCGACACCCCCGCCGACATCCTGCGCCGCTACGCCGACGCCACCGGCCACGCCCCCGCCTTCCCCGACTGGGCCACCGGCTACTGGCAGTGCAAGCTGCGCTACCGCACCCAGGAGGAACTCCTCGAGGTCGCCCGCGAGCACAAGCGGCGCGGGCTGCCGATGTCCGTCATCGTCACCGACTTCTTCCACTGGACCCACCTCGGCGACTGGAAGTTCGACCTCACCGAGTGGCCCGACCCGGCCGCCATGGTCCGCGAACTCGACGAACTCGGCATCAAGCTGATGGTCTCGGTCTGGCCGTCCGTCAACCCGCTCAGCGAGAACTACGACACGATGCTGCGCGAGGGCATGTTCATCGGCAACGAGGCCGGCGGCCCCGCGCACGCCCCGTGGATGGACAAGGGCTCCCGGGTGCAGGCCCTGGTCTCCTTCTACGACCCCACCAACCCCGCCACCCGCGACTTCGTCTGGGAGAAGGTCCGGGAGAACTACCAGAGCATCGGCATCAACCTGTGGTGGCTCGACGCCTGCGAGCCCGAACTGCGCCCCAACCACCCCGCCAACCTGCGCTACCACGCCGGCCCCGGCCAGGAGGTCACCAACCTCTACCCCCGGGAGAACGCCCGGATCTTCCACGAGGGCATGGCCGCCTCCGGCAACACCGACGGCCTGTCGTTCTCCCGCTCCGCCTGGGCCGGCAGCCAGCGCTACGGCACCGCCGTGTGGTCCGGCGACATCGGCACGGACTTCCCCACCCTGCGCTCGCAGATCGCCGCCGGCCTCAACATGGGCCTCAGCGGCATCCCCTGGTGGACCACCGACATCGGCGGCTTCCACGGCGGCGACCCGGACGACCCCGCCTACCGCGAGGTGCTGGTGCGCTGGTTCCAGTTCGGCGCGTTCTGCCCGATCTTCCGGCTGCACGGCTTCCGCATCCCGTGGATGCCGCTCGGCGGCGAGATGACCGGCGGCCCCAACGAGGTGTGGTCGTTCGGCGAGGAGGCCTACCAGATCCTCGAACGCTACCTCCACCTGCGCGAACGCATCCGGCCCTACGTGGCGGAGCAGATGCGGATCGCCTCCGAGGAGGGCCTGCCGGCGATGCGCCCGCTCTTCCTGGAGTTCCCGGACGACGAGCGCAGCTGGACCGTCGCCGACGCCTTCCTGCTCGGCCCCGACCTGCTGGTCGCCCCGGTCACCGAGGCCGGCGCCACCTCCCGCGAGGTCTACCTGCCGGCCGGCGCCCGCTGGCGGTGCGCCTGGACCGGCCAGGAGTACGCCGGCGGCGCCACCCACACCCTGGACGCCCCCCTGGACCGCATCCCGCTGCTGCTCCGCGACGACGCCGAACTGCCCATCGCCGACTGA
- a CDS encoding AlkA N-terminal domain-containing protein: MYTDVDRCVRAVQSKDARFDGWFFTAVVTTRVYCRPSCPVVPPKVRNMRFYPSAAAAQQAGFRACKRCRPDASPGSPSWNERADLVARAMRLIADGVVDREGVPGLAARLGYSARQVERQLLAELGAGPLALARAQRAQTARLLIETSRLPMADVAFAAGFASIRAFNETVRAVFDLTPTDLRRRAVGRHAPAAPGVIALRLPFRAPLNPDNLFGHLAATAVPGVEEWRDGAYRRTLRLPHGHGTATLRPLPDHIGCQLALTDLRDLPIAISRCRRLLDLDADPQAVGELLGADPLLAPLVARAPGRRVPRTVDPAEFAVRTVLGQQVSTAAARTHAARLVLAHGEEIVDPAGGLTHLFPTPAALAALDPAALAFPRARRDALTGLVCALAAGDIDLGVGSDWAATRARLLALPGLGPWSVESIAMRALGDPDAFLATDLGVKTAARDLGLPTTPAALTRHAAAWRPWRAYATQYLWATGTHPINFLPGDENRSDTSSTRTP, encoded by the coding sequence ATGTACACCGACGTGGACCGCTGCGTGCGCGCCGTGCAGTCCAAGGACGCGAGGTTCGACGGCTGGTTCTTCACCGCCGTGGTGACCACCCGCGTCTACTGCCGGCCGAGCTGCCCGGTCGTGCCGCCCAAGGTCCGCAACATGCGCTTCTACCCCAGCGCCGCCGCCGCGCAGCAGGCCGGATTCCGGGCCTGCAAGCGCTGCCGCCCGGACGCCAGCCCCGGCTCGCCGAGCTGGAACGAGCGCGCCGACCTGGTGGCCCGGGCGATGCGGCTGATCGCCGACGGGGTCGTCGACCGGGAGGGCGTGCCCGGGCTGGCGGCGCGGCTCGGCTACAGCGCCCGCCAGGTGGAGCGCCAACTGCTGGCGGAACTCGGCGCCGGCCCGCTGGCCCTGGCCCGGGCGCAGCGGGCGCAGACCGCCCGGCTGCTGATCGAGACCAGCCGGCTGCCGATGGCCGACGTCGCCTTCGCCGCCGGCTTCGCCAGCATCCGCGCCTTCAACGAGACGGTGCGGGCGGTGTTCGACCTGACGCCGACGGACCTGCGCCGGCGCGCCGTCGGACGCCACGCGCCGGCCGCGCCGGGCGTCATCGCGCTGCGGCTGCCGTTCCGCGCCCCGCTCAACCCGGACAACCTGTTCGGGCACCTGGCGGCGACGGCCGTGCCCGGGGTGGAGGAGTGGCGGGACGGCGCCTATCGGCGCACCCTGCGCCTGCCGCACGGACACGGCACCGCCACCCTGCGCCCGCTGCCCGACCACATCGGCTGCCAGCTGGCGCTGACCGACCTGCGGGACCTGCCGATCGCGATCAGCCGCTGCCGCCGCCTGCTGGACCTGGACGCCGACCCGCAGGCCGTCGGCGAACTGCTCGGCGCGGACCCGCTGCTGGCGCCGCTGGTCGCCAGGGCGCCGGGGCGGCGGGTGCCGCGCACCGTCGACCCGGCGGAGTTCGCGGTGCGCACCGTGCTGGGCCAGCAGGTCTCCACGGCGGCGGCGCGCACCCACGCGGCCCGGCTGGTGCTCGCCCACGGCGAGGAGATCGTCGACCCGGCCGGCGGACTGACCCACCTCTTCCCCACCCCGGCCGCGCTCGCCGCCCTGGACCCGGCCGCCCTGGCCTTCCCGCGCGCCCGCCGCGACGCGCTGACCGGCCTGGTCTGCGCCCTCGCCGCCGGCGACATCGACCTCGGCGTGGGCAGCGACTGGGCGGCCACCCGGGCGCGGCTGCTGGCCCTGCCCGGCCTGGGACCATGGAGCGTCGAATCCATCGCCATGCGCGCCCTCGGTGATCCGGACGCCTTCCTGGCCACCGACCTGGGCGTCAAGACCGCCGCCCGGGACCTCGGCCTGCCCACCACCCCGGCCGCCCTCACCCGCCACGCGGCGGCCTGGCGCCCCTGGCGCGCCTACGCCACCCAGTACCTGTGGGCCACCGGGACCCACCCGATCAACTTCCTGCCCGGCGACGAGAACCGCTCCGACACGTCTTCGACGAGGACCCCATGA
- a CDS encoding LuxR C-terminal-related transcriptional regulator, which translates to MRVVLAEDLFLLREGLARLLEAHGFTIEAAVDNGPELLKALLEHRPDVAVVDVRLPPSFTDEGLQAALKAREQVPGLPVLVLSQYVEQLYARELLADGTGGIGYLLKDRVFNTDQFVDGVRRVASGGTVMDPEVISRLLAANARDEPLAALTPREREVLALMAEGRSNAAIAQRLFFSEGAVSKHTSNIFAKLGIRASDDDNRRVLAVLAYLNAER; encoded by the coding sequence GTGCGTGTTGTCCTCGCCGAAGACCTCTTCCTCCTGAGGGAGGGACTGGCCCGCCTGCTGGAGGCGCACGGCTTCACCATCGAGGCGGCCGTGGACAACGGGCCGGAGCTGCTGAAGGCGCTGCTGGAGCACCGTCCGGACGTGGCGGTGGTGGACGTGCGGCTGCCGCCGTCGTTCACCGACGAGGGCCTGCAGGCGGCGCTGAAGGCGCGCGAGCAGGTGCCGGGGCTGCCGGTGCTGGTGCTGTCGCAGTACGTGGAGCAGCTGTACGCCCGTGAGCTCCTGGCGGACGGCACCGGCGGGATCGGCTACCTGCTCAAGGACCGGGTGTTCAACACCGACCAGTTCGTGGACGGGGTGCGCCGGGTGGCGTCCGGGGGGACGGTGATGGATCCGGAGGTGATCTCCCGGTTGCTGGCGGCCAACGCCCGGGACGAGCCGCTGGCGGCGCTGACGCCGCGGGAGCGGGAGGTGCTGGCGCTGATGGCGGAGGGGCGGTCCAACGCGGCGATCGCGCAGCGGCTGTTCTTCTCCGAGGGCGCCGTCTCCAAGCACACCTCGAACATCTTCGCCAAGCTGGGCATCCGCGCCTCGGACGACGACAACCGCCGCGTCCTGGCGGTACTGGCCTACCTCAACGCCGAGCGCTGA
- a CDS encoding carbohydrate ABC transporter permease, producing the protein MSTALTPAPAPAPAAGPPAAGRAGRRADLARLGFYLPATLYLLVFFGYPIVTSVVMSFQDYTVNSFYTGDAPWNGLANYAEVFRDELFGATLWHTAVFTAASLAFQFAIGLALAVFFRRHFPLGGVLRALLLLPWLLPLIVSGTVFRWLLDQDYGVVNNVLTGLNLISEPVPWLVSTDTALIAVIITNIWIGIPFNMVILYGGLQSIPDTLYEAAALDGAGPWQRFRHITWPLLRPVTAVVLMLGLIYTVKAFDVVIVLTQGGPADSTQLLSTWSYELSFTDLHFGQGAAVGNVLIAIAMLFAVVYLRSTRRAEAEQDAR; encoded by the coding sequence ATGAGTACCGCGCTCACCCCCGCGCCGGCCCCCGCCCCGGCGGCCGGCCCACCCGCCGCCGGCCGGGCCGGCCGCCGCGCCGACCTGGCGCGGCTGGGCTTCTACCTGCCGGCCACGCTCTACCTGCTGGTGTTCTTCGGCTACCCCATCGTCACCAGCGTGGTGATGTCCTTCCAGGACTACACCGTGAACTCCTTCTACACCGGTGACGCCCCCTGGAACGGGCTGGCCAACTACGCCGAGGTGTTCCGGGACGAGCTCTTCGGCGCCACCCTGTGGCACACCGCCGTCTTCACCGCCGCCTCCCTCGCCTTCCAGTTCGCCATCGGCCTCGCCCTCGCCGTGTTCTTCCGCCGCCACTTCCCGCTCGGCGGCGTGCTCCGCGCGCTGCTCCTGCTGCCCTGGCTGCTGCCGCTGATCGTCTCCGGCACGGTCTTCCGCTGGCTGCTGGACCAGGACTACGGCGTGGTCAACAACGTCCTCACCGGGCTGAACCTGATCAGCGAACCGGTGCCGTGGCTGGTCAGCACCGACACCGCGCTGATCGCCGTGATCATCACCAACATCTGGATCGGCATCCCGTTCAACATGGTGATCCTCTACGGCGGGCTGCAGTCCATCCCCGACACCCTCTACGAGGCCGCCGCACTGGACGGCGCCGGCCCCTGGCAGCGCTTCCGCCACATCACCTGGCCGCTGCTGCGCCCGGTCACCGCCGTGGTGCTGATGCTCGGCCTGATCTACACGGTCAAGGCCTTCGACGTCGTCATCGTGCTCACCCAGGGCGGACCGGCGGACTCCACCCAACTGCTGTCCACCTGGTCCTACGAGCTCTCCTTCACCGACCTCCACTTCGGCCAGGGCGCCGCCGTCGGCAACGTGCTCATCGCCATCGCGATGCTCTTCGCCGTCGTCTACCTGCGGTCCACCCGGCGCGCCGAGGCCGAGCAGGACGCGAGGTAA
- a CDS encoding sensor histidine kinase gives MTTNGTAPTRRTPDAGPEPSRRVWWRSLVDPVVRGVSVFGLALAGIVPLVLALVSTALVAIGVGALLLPYAHALVRAHANLLRWLCGRWFGVSIDAPYRPVEPVSGGWVGGSFRRTARLLRDPASWRDVLWLFYNVPVGGVLGLAAAVPVASGVEGMLMPLLWRLVDDGPGGSAAYWYLFVPVTTDTRAYIALGIGLLLLLAAPTVGGALLRGYARASRWLLAPTREAELTTRVAHLTQTRHDAVDTRAAELRRIERDLHDGAQARLVAMGMTLGAAEHLLESNPQAARALLNEAREASSKALQELRDLVRGIHPPVLADRGLADAVRALGLESPLRVEVVAELSGRLDPPVESAAYFAVSEILTNAAKHSGASRVWIDLRWESERAGARTGPGRLRVDVTDDGCGGADPSRGTGLRGIERRLGTFDGVLALNSPQGGPTLVTMELPCVLSSPKTSSS, from the coding sequence ATGACCACGAACGGCACAGCACCCACGCGTCGGACGCCCGACGCCGGCCCCGAACCCTCCCGCCGGGTGTGGTGGCGCTCCCTGGTCGATCCGGTCGTGCGCGGCGTGTCCGTCTTCGGCCTGGCGCTGGCGGGCATCGTGCCGCTGGTGCTGGCCCTGGTCTCCACCGCGCTGGTGGCCATCGGTGTGGGCGCGCTCCTGCTGCCCTACGCCCACGCGCTGGTGCGGGCGCACGCGAACCTGCTGCGCTGGCTGTGCGGCCGGTGGTTCGGGGTGTCGATCGACGCCCCGTACCGGCCGGTGGAGCCGGTCTCCGGCGGTTGGGTCGGCGGGTCGTTCCGGCGGACGGCGCGTCTGCTGCGTGACCCGGCGTCCTGGCGGGACGTCCTGTGGCTGTTCTACAACGTGCCGGTGGGCGGCGTGCTGGGCCTCGCCGCGGCCGTCCCGGTCGCCTCGGGCGTCGAGGGGATGCTGATGCCGCTGCTGTGGCGGCTGGTGGACGACGGCCCGGGCGGTTCGGCCGCCTACTGGTACCTGTTCGTGCCGGTGACCACGGACACCCGGGCCTACATCGCCCTGGGGATCGGTCTGCTGCTCCTGCTGGCGGCGCCCACGGTCGGCGGCGCGCTGCTGCGCGGGTACGCCCGGGCGAGCCGCTGGCTGCTGGCGCCGACCCGCGAGGCGGAGCTGACCACCCGGGTGGCGCACCTGACGCAGACCCGGCACGACGCGGTGGACACCCGCGCGGCCGAGCTGCGGCGGATCGAGCGGGACCTGCACGACGGCGCCCAGGCCCGGCTGGTCGCCATGGGGATGACCCTGGGGGCGGCCGAGCACCTGCTGGAGTCCAATCCGCAGGCGGCGCGGGCGCTGCTGAACGAGGCCCGCGAGGCGTCCTCGAAGGCCCTGCAGGAGCTGCGCGACCTGGTGCGCGGCATCCACCCGCCGGTGCTGGCGGACCGTGGCCTGGCGGACGCCGTGCGGGCGCTGGGCCTGGAGTCGCCGCTGCGGGTGGAGGTGGTCGCGGAGCTGTCCGGGCGGCTGGATCCGCCGGTGGAGTCGGCCGCGTACTTCGCCGTCTCGGAGATCCTGACGAACGCGGCCAAGCACTCCGGTGCCTCCCGGGTGTGGATCGACCTGCGCTGGGAGTCGGAGCGGGCCGGGGCGCGCACCGGGCCGGGGCGGCTGCGGGTGGACGTCACCGACGACGGCTGCGGCGGGGCGGATCCCTCGCGGGGCACCGGGCTGCGCGGGATCGAGCGCCGCCTCGGTACATTCGACGGCGTCCTCGCCCTGAACAGTCCCCAGGGCGGGCCGACCCTGGTGACGATGGAGCTGCCGTGCGTGTTGTCCTCGCCGAAGACCTCTTCCTCCTGA